The proteins below are encoded in one region of Listeria swaminathanii:
- a CDS encoding ABC transporter permease, with protein sequence MSVLQSMKMAWKQLKASKLRSFLTMLGIIIGVASVILLVSLGNGVTKEVDDQMGDLGSNLITVVNSSVNPNDKYTYDEVMKYQNIDGVKSVSPELSGQVNATFDYKNSSNKVIGTNDQYKAARSLEMKEGRFLLPIDTEYGQKVAVIGSTVASDLFGFGDPIGETIRLNGMPYKVVGVLKEKGASMMGSSDDQIFIPISSAQRLLKDTNVRTIYVETKSAEDVDFVVNTLESRLAIKFGDAKEQEENASSAQMGPSYQVINQQEILNAFNTISTTLTTALGAIAAISLVVGGIGIMNIMLVSVSERTREIGIRKALGAKKRAILLQFLIESIVISVCGGVIGILIGVSGALIFGSVAGISSGITAGTIIFSFVFSLCIGVIFGIAPANKASKLRPIDALRSE encoded by the coding sequence ATGAGTGTTCTCCAAAGTATGAAAATGGCATGGAAACAATTAAAAGCGAGTAAATTAAGATCGTTTCTAACCATGCTAGGTATTATTATCGGCGTTGCATCCGTTATTCTCTTAGTTTCACTAGGAAACGGCGTAACAAAAGAAGTGGATGACCAAATGGGCGATTTGGGCTCGAACTTAATTACAGTAGTTAATAGTTCAGTCAATCCAAACGACAAATATACGTATGATGAAGTAATGAAATACCAAAACATCGATGGAGTCAAAAGTGTTTCTCCAGAATTATCTGGTCAAGTAAATGCAACTTTTGATTATAAAAACTCCAGCAATAAAGTAATAGGTACGAATGACCAGTACAAGGCCGCGCGTAGCCTAGAAATGAAAGAAGGACGTTTCCTACTACCTATTGATACCGAATATGGCCAGAAAGTAGCTGTAATCGGCTCTACGGTAGCGAGCGACCTATTTGGTTTTGGAGATCCGATTGGTGAAACAATTAGATTGAACGGAATGCCATACAAAGTGGTTGGTGTCTTGAAAGAAAAAGGCGCTTCAATGATGGGATCCAGTGATGATCAAATCTTTATTCCGATTTCTTCCGCACAAAGACTCCTAAAAGATACCAATGTCCGTACAATTTATGTAGAAACTAAATCAGCTGAAGATGTTGACTTTGTTGTAAACACTTTAGAATCACGTCTAGCAATTAAATTTGGTGATGCGAAAGAACAAGAAGAAAATGCTTCTTCTGCTCAAATGGGACCATCGTATCAAGTAATCAATCAACAAGAAATTCTTAATGCCTTCAACACGATTAGCACAACGCTAACTACGGCACTTGGAGCAATCGCTGCCATTTCGCTTGTTGTTGGTGGTATCGGAATTATGAACATTATGCTAGTTTCTGTCAGCGAAAGAACGAGGGAAATCGGTATAAGAAAAGCGCTCGGAGCTAAAAAACGAGCTATTCTACTACAATTCCTAATCGAATCAATCGTTATCAGTGTTTGTGGTGGTGTTATCGGGATTCTCATCGGCGTGTCTGGAGCCTTAATATTCGGCTCTGTCGCAGGCATATCATCAGGAATAACGGCGGGAACCATTATCTTCTCCTTTGTATTCTCTCTATGTATCGGAGTAATATTTGGTATCGCACCTGCTAACAAGGCATCCAAATTAAGACCAATCGACGCTTTAAGATCTGAGTAA
- a CDS encoding ABC transporter ATP-binding protein has protein sequence MPKPLIDMKNLTKTYTLGGETFKALDDVTFTVEQGEFLSIVGPSGSGKSTLMNMIGCLDVPDKGSYHLDDVDVFNLNDNKLSEIRNKKIGFIFQQFNLLPKLSAFENVELPLIYAGLSVSAREKAAIECLEKVGLLEKRRNLPTQLSGGQQQRVAIARALAGNPQILLADEPTGALDSKTGKEVMGILQELNRAGNTIVMITHDPTIASYGTRSIRIQDGKLFHEEATQA, from the coding sequence ATGCCAAAACCGCTAATTGACATGAAAAATTTAACAAAAACATATACGCTAGGCGGAGAAACTTTTAAAGCATTAGACGATGTTACTTTTACCGTTGAGCAAGGCGAGTTTTTATCCATCGTTGGTCCGTCCGGTTCCGGTAAATCAACTTTAATGAATATGATTGGTTGTTTGGACGTTCCGGATAAAGGCAGCTATCACCTTGATGATGTAGATGTTTTTAACCTAAACGATAATAAACTATCCGAAATCAGAAATAAAAAGATCGGCTTTATTTTCCAACAGTTTAATTTGCTTCCTAAATTATCTGCTTTTGAAAATGTGGAACTACCGCTAATTTATGCAGGGCTAAGTGTTTCTGCACGAGAAAAAGCCGCAATCGAATGTTTGGAAAAAGTAGGCTTGCTTGAAAAACGCAGAAACTTACCAACGCAACTTTCTGGTGGACAACAGCAACGTGTGGCTATTGCTAGAGCACTTGCTGGAAATCCGCAAATCTTGCTAGCAGATGAGCCAACTGGTGCGCTTGATTCGAAAACAGGTAAAGAAGTAATGGGAATCCTGCAAGAATTGAATCGCGCAGGAAACACCATTGTTATGATTACGCATGATCCAACTATCGCCTCATACGGTACAAGAAGTATCCGTATTCAAGATGGTAAATTATTCCATGAGGAGGCGACGCAAGCATGA
- a CDS encoding efflux RND transporter periplasmic adaptor subunit, with protein sequence MKKWVKWLIVIVIIAVVAVGAVFLLSKNSGSVTQEKLVTAKVKQGDMKINATGTGAISPVNTQVPDYDELQLVAQMDELDIPNIKKDQEVKVTVTALPDKTYTGKVKEIAEQGQVQNGVSSFSVIISLDKTDDLKAGMTADASILVKEKKDALYVPIEAVQKDSDDKYYVLVPEEKDNGQTKKVKKIVETGLHNEDNIEITKGVKKDEKVILPTQETATVPGAPS encoded by the coding sequence ATGAAAAAATGGGTTAAATGGTTAATTGTTATCGTTATTATCGCAGTAGTAGCCGTTGGTGCGGTTTTCTTACTGTCGAAAAATAGTGGCTCCGTAACGCAAGAAAAATTAGTTACAGCCAAAGTAAAACAAGGGGATATGAAAATCAATGCCACAGGAACGGGCGCGATTTCTCCAGTAAACACACAAGTTCCAGATTACGACGAACTTCAACTAGTAGCACAAATGGACGAACTTGATATTCCTAACATCAAAAAAGACCAAGAAGTAAAAGTTACAGTAACAGCACTTCCTGATAAAACTTACACAGGAAAAGTAAAAGAAATCGCAGAACAAGGCCAAGTCCAAAATGGCGTGTCTAGCTTCTCGGTAATCATTTCACTTGATAAAACAGACGACTTAAAAGCAGGTATGACTGCCGATGCTTCCATTTTAGTAAAAGAGAAAAAAGATGCACTATACGTACCAATTGAAGCTGTTCAAAAAGACAGTGACGACAAATATTACGTATTAGTTCCAGAAGAAAAAGATAACGGTCAAACGAAAAAAGTGAAAAAAATCGTAGAAACAGGTCTTCATAACGAAGATAACATCGAAATCACTAAAGGCGTTAAAAAAGACGAAAAAGTAATCCTTCCTACACAAGAAACTGCAACGGTTCCAGGTGCTCCTAGCTAA
- the purR gene encoding pur operon repressor, with product MKIRRSERLIDMTQFLLSHPRKLVPLTMFAERYGSAKSSISEDLVIIKKTFEDRGIGTLETVPGAAGGVQYISIAGNDDVLDFVHTLCNRIAEPNRLLPGGYLYLSDLLGEPVTLKAIGKILATKFNNQKIDAIMTVATKGIPIAQAVAEHLSVPFVIVRRDSKVTEGSTVSINYVSGSSKRIEKMELSKRSLAEGSNVVIVDDFMKAGGTINGMKNLLEEFNAHLVGIGVLVESEYAEERLVDDYVSLVKIKNVNMKEKQIEVVDGNYFNS from the coding sequence ATGAAGATTCGTCGCAGTGAACGATTAATTGATATGACGCAGTTTCTATTATCGCATCCGCGAAAGTTAGTGCCGCTTACGATGTTTGCTGAACGTTATGGCTCAGCTAAGTCTTCTATTAGTGAAGATTTAGTCATCATAAAGAAAACGTTTGAAGATAGAGGGATTGGTACGCTTGAAACCGTTCCGGGTGCTGCTGGTGGTGTGCAGTACATTTCAATAGCGGGAAATGACGATGTGCTGGATTTTGTGCATACGCTATGTAATAGAATTGCAGAACCGAACCGTTTGCTACCGGGAGGCTATTTATACCTATCTGATTTGCTTGGGGAGCCAGTAACGCTTAAAGCAATCGGTAAAATTTTAGCTACGAAATTCAATAACCAAAAAATAGACGCAATCATGACGGTTGCAACAAAAGGGATTCCAATTGCGCAGGCCGTTGCTGAACATCTAAGTGTTCCATTTGTTATTGTGCGCCGTGATAGCAAAGTAACAGAAGGTTCCACAGTAAGCATTAACTATGTTTCCGGTTCATCAAAACGAATCGAAAAAATGGAATTATCCAAACGTAGCCTAGCGGAAGGATCCAACGTAGTAATCGTGGATGACTTTATGAAAGCTGGCGGAACGATTAATGGGATGAAAAATCTGCTGGAAGAATTCAATGCGCATTTAGTTGGGATTGGTGTATTGGTCGAATCTGAATATGCAGAAGAACGTTTAGTTGATGATTACGTATCTCTCGTGAAAATAAAAAATGTTAACATGAAAGAAAAACAAATAGAAGTAGTCGATGGCAATTACTTTAATAGTTAA
- the chbG gene encoding chitin disaccharide deacetylase codes for MKIIFNADDFGISPGAVYGILESYKRGVVKSTTLLANSPAFDLAVEVAKENPGLDIGAHLTLTFGSPVLQGLETLTDDDGRFRRNYTALESGLADVDMDEVERELTAQIEKILGAGITISHFDTHHSIEPLIYPVQHKLAEKYGVSIRRNADVSEFGTIKTPDLFATEFYADGVSFETIKKLVQEHIGTNDVVEVMTHPAFIDETLREISSYVEPRIKEVSILTSRELQAYLGQQEVEIISFRDL; via the coding sequence ATGAAAATTATTTTTAATGCAGATGATTTTGGAATTAGCCCAGGAGCAGTTTATGGTATTTTAGAGTCTTACAAACGAGGCGTCGTAAAATCTACAACGTTACTTGCTAATAGCCCGGCGTTTGATTTGGCAGTAGAAGTAGCAAAAGAAAACCCCGGTCTGGATATCGGTGCACATTTGACCCTGACATTTGGATCGCCAGTTCTTCAAGGCTTAGAAACATTGACAGATGATGATGGCCGCTTCCGCAGAAATTACACAGCGCTCGAATCTGGCTTAGCTGACGTGGATATGGATGAAGTAGAACGCGAACTAACTGCGCAAATTGAGAAAATTTTAGGTGCAGGAATTACTATTTCGCATTTTGACACGCATCATTCGATCGAGCCGTTAATTTACCCTGTACAACATAAATTAGCAGAGAAATATGGCGTGAGCATCCGACGTAATGCAGATGTTTCCGAGTTTGGTACGATAAAAACACCTGATTTATTCGCTACAGAATTTTATGCAGATGGTGTATCTTTTGAAACAATTAAAAAATTAGTACAAGAGCACATTGGGACAAATGATGTAGTGGAAGTAATGACTCATCCAGCGTTTATCGATGAAACATTACGCGAGATATCTAGTTACGTAGAGCCGCGCATCAAAGAAGTTTCCATTCTAACTTCAAGAGAATTACAAGCATATTTAGGCCAACAAGAAGTAGAGATTATTAGTTTCCGCGATTTATAA
- the ispE gene encoding 4-(cytidine 5'-diphospho)-2-C-methyl-D-erythritol kinase has protein sequence MKISITAPAKINLSLDALYKREDGYHEVEMVMTTIDLADRLYLERLDEDKIVLDVKAHFIPEDRRNLIYQAALLLKKRFDVKMGVRITIDKHIPVSAGLAGGSSDAAAALKGLNIIWELGLSIEELAEISSEIGSDIAFCVYGGTALATGRGEKITALPNIPGCWIVLAKPSISVSTPTIYKELQVDSVEHPDTEKMIESIKNADLDGIFAATGNVLESVTLEKNPQVKRIKDRMLAFGAEAALMSGSGPTVFALIKQYSRAKRVYNGLRGFCEEVYMVRPWSEGENDISN, from the coding sequence ATGAAAATAAGCATAACAGCACCAGCTAAAATTAATCTTTCACTTGATGCGCTGTACAAACGTGAAGACGGCTACCATGAGGTGGAAATGGTGATGACAACAATAGACCTTGCTGACAGATTATACTTAGAACGCTTAGACGAGGACAAAATTGTGCTAGATGTAAAAGCGCACTTTATTCCAGAAGATCGTCGTAACTTAATTTATCAAGCGGCCCTCCTTTTGAAAAAGCGTTTTGATGTAAAAATGGGCGTGCGCATCACGATTGATAAGCACATTCCTGTTTCTGCGGGACTTGCTGGCGGTAGCTCGGACGCGGCTGCAGCGCTCAAAGGCTTGAATATTATTTGGGAACTTGGTCTTTCGATAGAAGAATTAGCAGAAATAAGCTCGGAAATTGGTTCTGACATCGCTTTTTGCGTATACGGTGGAACAGCGCTTGCGACAGGACGTGGAGAAAAAATCACCGCGTTACCTAATATTCCTGGTTGTTGGATTGTACTTGCTAAACCGAGCATCAGCGTATCAACCCCAACTATTTATAAAGAACTACAAGTAGACAGCGTAGAGCATCCAGACACAGAAAAAATGATTGAATCCATCAAAAATGCTGATTTAGATGGGATTTTTGCGGCTACAGGGAATGTGCTAGAGTCTGTAACGTTAGAAAAAAATCCCCAAGTGAAACGAATAAAAGATCGGATGTTAGCGTTTGGTGCTGAGGCGGCTTTAATGAGTGGTAGCGGCCCGACAGTGTTTGCGCTTATCAAACAGTACTCTAGAGCGAAACGTGTCTATAATGGCTTACGTGGCTTTTGTGAGGAAGTTTATATGGTTAGGCCGTGGAGTGAAGGCGAGAACGATATAAGCAATTAA
- the veg gene encoding biofilm formation stimulator Veg: MPKTIASIKTNLDSRLGKALTLKANGGRKKTIERCGILAETYPSVFIVELDQDENNFERVSYSYTDILTDAVELVFTDDNKELAL, from the coding sequence ATGCCAAAAACCATTGCAAGCATTAAGACGAATTTAGATTCTAGATTAGGTAAAGCATTGACATTGAAAGCAAACGGTGGTCGTAAGAAAACGATTGAACGTTGCGGTATCCTAGCTGAAACATATCCATCCGTTTTCATTGTGGAGCTTGATCAAGATGAAAACAACTTTGAAAGAGTATCCTACAGTTACACGGATATCTTAACAGACGCAGTAGAACTTGTATTTACAGATGATAATAAAGAATTAGCTTTGTAA
- the rsmA gene encoding 16S rRNA (adenine(1518)-N(6)/adenine(1519)-N(6))-dimethyltransferase RsmA has translation MSKDIATPGRTTEILKKYGFLFKKSLGQNFLIDSNILTRITDTAEITKETNVIEIGPGIGALTEQLAKTANEVVAFEIDQRLLPILDDTLSAYNNVRVVHGDVLKADVEEVIAQQFAKPELPLKIVANLPYYVTTPIILKLLHDNIPADSMTFMLQKEVADRISAVPSTKSYGSLTIAIQFYMEAELAFIVPKTVFMPQPNVDSAVIHLKRRKEPLAEVNDEEFFFEVTRASFAQRRKTLWNNLASKFPALKSRKEELVEGLDAIGIDLIRRGETLDIPEFAKLSNFLGDFLKEK, from the coding sequence ATGAGTAAAGATATCGCAACTCCCGGAAGAACGACAGAAATCCTGAAAAAATATGGTTTCTTATTTAAAAAAAGTCTCGGTCAAAACTTTCTTATCGACAGTAATATTTTGACAAGGATTACAGATACAGCCGAAATAACAAAAGAAACAAACGTCATCGAAATCGGACCGGGTATCGGCGCGCTAACAGAACAATTAGCCAAAACAGCGAATGAAGTCGTTGCTTTTGAAATTGATCAGCGTCTATTGCCAATTTTGGATGATACGCTTAGTGCCTATAATAACGTGCGTGTTGTTCACGGCGATGTGTTAAAAGCGGATGTTGAGGAAGTTATCGCGCAGCAATTTGCCAAACCAGAGTTACCACTAAAAATCGTTGCCAATCTTCCGTATTACGTAACAACACCGATTATTTTAAAATTATTACATGATAACATCCCAGCTGATTCCATGACTTTCATGCTGCAAAAAGAAGTTGCGGACCGTATTAGCGCGGTTCCAAGTACTAAAAGCTACGGAAGCCTAACAATCGCTATCCAATTTTACATGGAGGCAGAACTAGCTTTCATCGTGCCTAAAACTGTATTTATGCCGCAACCTAACGTAGACTCTGCCGTTATCCATTTGAAGCGCCGCAAAGAACCGTTAGCGGAAGTAAATGACGAAGAATTTTTCTTTGAAGTGACAAGAGCTTCATTTGCACAAAGAAGAAAAACGCTTTGGAATAATTTGGCTTCGAAGTTCCCGGCCCTAAAGTCGCGCAAAGAAGAGTTAGTTGAAGGTTTAGATGCAATCGGGATAGACTTAATCCGCCGCGGAGAAACACTAGACATCCCAGAATTCGCTAAACTAAGCAATTTTCTAGGAGATTTTTTAAAGGAAAAATAA
- the rnmV gene encoding ribonuclease M5 — protein MSGKPIIHEFIVVEGRDDTTAINRSVIADTIETNGSALSQETIEKIRHAQELRGVIIFTDPDFPGEKIRKQIDSAVPGCKHAFINRQDALPKAGRGLGVEHASSANIREALEHFHTSGSPAEKQYISKDILIHLGLLGGTGAKERREKIGNILKIGYTNGKQLQTRLESFAISEEQLVAACQKIMQEEENE, from the coding sequence ATGAGCGGGAAGCCTATAATACATGAATTTATTGTCGTAGAAGGACGAGATGACACAACGGCAATTAATCGTTCTGTTATTGCGGATACCATCGAAACCAATGGATCGGCACTTTCACAAGAAACGATAGAAAAAATTAGACATGCCCAAGAACTTCGCGGCGTTATTATTTTTACAGATCCAGATTTTCCTGGTGAAAAAATTCGAAAACAGATTGATTCAGCGGTACCAGGTTGTAAACACGCTTTTATCAACCGCCAAGATGCATTACCGAAAGCAGGTCGTGGGCTTGGAGTAGAGCATGCAAGCAGCGCGAACATTCGCGAAGCATTAGAACATTTTCATACAAGTGGCTCGCCCGCTGAAAAACAATATATTTCAAAAGATATTCTTATCCATCTCGGCCTTCTTGGAGGAACGGGAGCAAAAGAACGTAGAGAAAAAATCGGTAACATACTAAAAATTGGCTATACAAACGGGAAACAACTACAAACTAGACTAGAATCATTTGCTATAAGCGAGGAACAGTTGGTAGCCGCGTGCCAAAAGATTATGCAGGAGGAAGAAAATGAGTAA
- a CDS encoding G5 and 3D domain-containing protein, which yields MTMENSSNVAQSSKWKLPIMIAGFVIVVALVFYFVFEGTKNDITIVNAGEKIESRTHAKTVAEALDEAGIKVSERDEIAPGKNAEIKDGMEIKYLPARQVTINDNGTKKDVWSTKANVSDLLKDENITTRPQDVVNVALDTKLKDGLEVNIDRAIQLSLQNGDKKDTVWTTKAKVSDLLTEKNIKLDQDDRVSPAKDSNLKEKMTVQVTYVDSKAEKKNEQVKFETVYKNDDSLNEGVEKVVQEGKHGEKVVEYKVTYENGKEKKRDVITENVTSNKVDKVVARGTKEKVVATQVSTSSSSAPSGGKTYRMESTAYSGGGITAYGINLSANKGLKVIAVDPRVIPLGSKVWVEGYGEAIAGDTGGVIKGNIVDVYFPSESQCYSWGRRMVTVKVLN from the coding sequence ATGACCATGGAAAACAGCAGTAACGTAGCCCAATCATCAAAATGGAAATTACCAATCATGATTGCAGGATTTGTTATTGTAGTAGCATTGGTTTTTTATTTCGTTTTCGAAGGAACTAAAAACGATATCACTATAGTAAACGCTGGTGAAAAAATTGAATCAAGAACACATGCTAAAACTGTTGCTGAAGCATTAGACGAAGCAGGAATTAAAGTAAGTGAACGTGATGAGATTGCTCCAGGAAAAAATGCAGAAATCAAAGACGGTATGGAAATTAAATATTTACCAGCTCGTCAAGTTACAATAAATGATAATGGTACGAAAAAAGACGTTTGGAGCACAAAAGCAAACGTATCCGACTTGCTAAAAGATGAAAACATTACAACTCGTCCGCAAGATGTAGTAAACGTAGCATTAGACACTAAATTAAAAGATGGCCTTGAAGTTAACATTGATCGTGCCATTCAACTTTCCTTACAAAACGGCGATAAAAAAGATACAGTATGGACAACAAAAGCAAAAGTTAGTGATTTACTAACAGAAAAAAACATTAAACTTGATCAAGATGACCGTGTGTCACCTGCAAAAGACAGTAACTTAAAAGAAAAAATGACTGTACAAGTTACATATGTCGATTCAAAAGCAGAAAAGAAAAACGAACAAGTTAAATTCGAAACAGTTTATAAAAACGACGATAGCCTAAACGAAGGCGTTGAAAAAGTCGTTCAAGAAGGTAAACATGGTGAAAAAGTTGTCGAGTACAAAGTAACATACGAAAACGGCAAAGAGAAAAAACGCGATGTCATTACTGAAAATGTTACTTCTAATAAAGTAGATAAAGTAGTTGCACGCGGTACGAAAGAAAAAGTCGTAGCAACTCAAGTATCCACTTCTAGCAGCAGCGCTCCATCAGGTGGTAAAACATACAGAATGGAATCGACTGCCTATTCAGGTGGCGGAATTACAGCATACGGTATCAACTTAAGTGCCAATAAAGGACTAAAAGTAATTGCTGTTGATCCACGAGTTATTCCGCTAGGCTCTAAAGTTTGGGTGGAAGGTTACGGAGAAGCGATCGCTGGAGATACTGGCGGCGTTATCAAAGGAAATATCGTTGACGTATATTTCCCAAGTGAAAGTCAGTGCTATTCATGGGGTAGAAGAATGGTAACTGTCAAAGTGTTAAACTAA
- a CDS encoding TatD family hydrolase, with protein MLFDTHVHLNDEAFDDDIEEVIKRAQANDVTRMAVVGFNKETIDRALKLADKYDFISLIVGWHPTDAITFTDEDLEWLRDLALTHPKVVALGEMGLDYHWDTSPKETQFEVFRKQIRLAKEVNLPIVIHNREATEDVVRILQEEHAEEVGGIMHCFGESVEVMEACLAMNFYISFGGTVTFKNAKLPKIAAQAIPIDRLLIETDAPYLAPTPNRGKRNEPGYVKLVAEKIAELKEMKYSEIATHSTENAKRLFKIKD; from the coding sequence TTGCTATTTGATACGCATGTACACCTCAATGACGAGGCTTTTGACGATGATATAGAAGAAGTAATAAAACGCGCACAGGCAAACGATGTAACGCGTATGGCCGTCGTAGGCTTTAATAAGGAAACAATCGACCGGGCGCTTAAATTAGCCGACAAATATGACTTTATCTCACTAATCGTCGGCTGGCACCCTACAGACGCTATCACTTTCACAGACGAAGATTTGGAATGGCTACGCGATCTCGCACTTACACATCCAAAAGTAGTTGCTTTAGGCGAAATGGGCTTGGATTATCACTGGGACACTTCACCAAAAGAAACTCAATTCGAGGTTTTCAGAAAACAAATCCGTTTAGCGAAAGAAGTGAATTTACCGATAGTTATTCATAACCGCGAAGCAACGGAAGATGTTGTTCGAATTTTGCAAGAAGAGCACGCCGAAGAGGTAGGCGGAATTATGCATTGTTTTGGTGAAAGTGTCGAAGTAATGGAAGCATGCCTAGCGATGAATTTTTACATTTCATTCGGTGGAACAGTCACTTTCAAAAACGCAAAATTACCAAAAATTGCAGCCCAAGCTATACCAATTGACCGTTTATTAATAGAAACAGACGCTCCTTATCTTGCTCCAACGCCAAATCGCGGAAAAAGAAATGAACCAGGATACGTCAAGCTAGTTGCCGAAAAAATCGCCGAACTGAAAGAAATGAAATATAGCGAAATCGCTACGCACTCAACAGAAAACGCGAAACGACTATTTAAAATTAAAGATTGA
- a CDS encoding glycoside hydrolase family 13 protein codes for MKEKDWWKKSVVYQIYPKSFNDSNGDGVGDIQGIIEKLDYLKELGVDVIWLSPVYDSPQDDNGYDIRDYQKIYEEYGDMATFDKLLQGLHDRDMKLVMDLVVNHTSDEHKWFEESRKSKDNPYRDYYFWREENEINNWGSIFSGPAWELDEKTGEYYLHLFSKKQPDLNWENPKLRQDVYNMMKFWLDKGIDGFRMDVINFISKNTDFPDGPVPDGQIYGDAGNDFCNGPRIHEFLQEMNQEVTSKYDVMTVGEMPGASTTDAQIYTDPANKEVDMIFTFEHMNLDSDGDNKWDLKPIYLPDLKENMSEWQVALQENGWNSLYWNNHDQPRIVSRFGNDNRFRIRSAKMLATCLHMMKGTPYIYQGEEIGMTNVHFETLDDYRDIETLNMYKERKEQGHSHESIMQSIYTKGRDNARTPYQWDNSDNAGFTTGTPWLKVNPRYTEINNEEALKNPDSIFYYYQNLIKLRKTTEIITTGNYRLLLPQDEAIFAYERYTDNEKLVVLCNFTEEEQVITDENILNDIKKASVLVNNIPNIIEGTLRPYEAIVYQIK; via the coding sequence ATGAAAGAAAAAGACTGGTGGAAAAAAAGCGTAGTTTACCAAATCTATCCAAAAAGTTTCAATGATTCTAATGGCGATGGAGTTGGCGATATTCAAGGGATTATCGAGAAATTAGATTATTTAAAAGAGCTTGGTGTGGACGTTATCTGGCTGTCTCCAGTATACGATTCGCCGCAAGATGATAATGGTTACGACATTCGCGATTACCAAAAAATTTACGAAGAATATGGCGACATGGCAACGTTCGACAAATTACTTCAAGGCCTACACGACCGCGATATGAAACTCGTAATGGACCTAGTTGTAAACCACACATCCGATGAACACAAGTGGTTTGAAGAATCCAGAAAATCCAAAGACAATCCATACCGTGATTACTATTTCTGGCGCGAAGAAAACGAAATTAACAACTGGGGTTCGATTTTCAGCGGCCCAGCATGGGAATTAGACGAAAAAACAGGCGAGTATTATTTACACCTTTTCTCCAAAAAACAACCTGATTTAAACTGGGAAAATCCAAAATTACGCCAAGATGTATATAATATGATGAAATTCTGGCTAGATAAAGGGATTGACGGTTTCCGTATGGACGTAATCAACTTTATTTCCAAAAACACCGATTTCCCAGATGGCCCAGTGCCAGACGGTCAAATTTACGGCGATGCTGGTAATGATTTCTGCAATGGACCGCGTATTCATGAGTTCTTGCAAGAAATGAACCAAGAAGTTACTTCCAAATATGATGTGATGACTGTTGGTGAAATGCCTGGTGCGAGCACAACAGACGCGCAAATTTATACGGATCCAGCAAACAAAGAAGTCGATATGATTTTCACATTTGAACATATGAACTTAGATTCCGATGGCGACAATAAATGGGATTTAAAACCAATTTACTTACCAGATTTAAAAGAAAATATGTCCGAGTGGCAAGTGGCGCTTCAAGAAAATGGCTGGAACAGCTTATACTGGAACAATCATGACCAACCACGAATCGTTTCTCGCTTCGGAAATGACAACCGTTTCCGCATCCGTTCAGCGAAAATGCTCGCAACCTGCCTGCATATGATGAAAGGGACGCCGTACATTTATCAAGGTGAAGAAATCGGAATGACGAATGTTCATTTTGAAACGCTTGATGATTACCGCGATATCGAAACGCTAAACATGTATAAAGAACGCAAAGAACAAGGCCACAGCCACGAAAGCATCATGCAGTCGATTTATACAAAAGGTCGCGACAATGCGAGAACGCCGTACCAATGGGATAATAGCGACAATGCTGGCTTCACAACTGGGACACCTTGGCTTAAAGTAAACCCGCGTTATACAGAAATCAACAACGAAGAAGCGCTGAAAAACCCAGATTCGATTTTCTACTACTATCAAAACCTAATTAAGTTGCGCAAAACGACTGAAATCATCACAACTGGTAACTATCGCCTATTGTTGCCGCAAGATGAAGCAATTTTCGCGTATGAACGTTATACAGATAATGAAAAATTAGTCGTTCTATGTAATTTCACTGAAGAAGAACAAGTCATTACAGATGAAAATATTTTAAACGACATCAAAAAAGCCTCCGTACTCGTAAACAATATTCCTAATATTATAGAAGGAACTTTACGACCTTACGAAGCAATCGTTTATCAAATCAAGTAA